The following coding sequences lie in one Anomalospiza imberbis isolate Cuckoo-Finch-1a 21T00152 chromosome 17, ASM3175350v1, whole genome shotgun sequence genomic window:
- the SNAI1 gene encoding zinc finger protein SNAI1: MPRSFLVKKHFSASKKPNYSELESQAVLAAPLLYETCPLPVIPPPEVLGPGAYYPPLVWDAGLLSSLFPGGPGSEAAGGAAPALDLTALSSEDDEGKSSGPPSPASAPAAAERFRCAQCAKAYSTFAGLSKHKQLHCDAQARKSFSCKYCEKEYVSLGALKMHIRSHTLPCVCKMCGKAFSRPWLLQGHIRTHTGEKPFSCTHCNRAFADRSNLRAHLQTHSDVKKYQCKTCSRTFSRMSLLHKHEETGCSGSR; this comes from the exons ATGCCGCGCTCGTTCCTGGTGAAGAAGCACTTCTCGGCCAGCAAAAAGCCCAACTACAGCGAGCTGGAGAGCCAGGCCG TGCTGGCCGCCCCGCTGCTGTACGAGACGTGCCCGCTGCCCGTCATCCCCCCGCCCGAGGTGCTCGGCCCCGGAGCCTACTACCCTCCGCTGGTGTGGGACGCGGGGCTGCTGTCCAGCCTGTTCCCGGGCGGCCCGGGCAGCGAGGCtgcgggcggcgcggcccccGCCCTGGACCTGACGGCGCTCTCCAGCGAGGACGATGAAGGCAAGAGCTCGGGGCCCCCcagcccggcctcggcccccgccgccgccgagcGCTTCCGCTGTGCCCAGTGCGCCAAGGCGTACTCCACCTTCGCCGGGCTCTCCAAGCACAAGCAATTGCACTGCGATGCCCAGGCCAGGAAATCCTTCAGCTGCAAGTACTGTGAGAAGGAGTACGTGAGCCTGGGGGCTCTCAAGATGCACATCCGGAGCCACACGCTGCCCTGCGTCTGCAAGATGTGCGGGAAGGCCTTCTCCcggccctggctgctgcagggccacATCCGGACGCACACCG GTGAAAAGCCCTTTTCCTGTACGCACTGCAACCGGGCCTTTGCTGACCGCTCTAATCTCCGCGCCCACCTGCAGACCCATTCAGATGTAAAGAAGTACCAGTGCAAAACCTGCTCCCGGACTTTCTCCCGCATGTCGCTGCTCCACAAGCATGAGGAGACAGGCTGCTCTGGCTCTCGCTGA
- the RNF114 gene encoding E3 ubiquitin-protein ligase RNF114, whose protein sequence is MAAGGPSRAPERRPDPLSRLTCPVCLEVFDSPVRVPCGHVFCTPCLQECLKPKKPVCGVCRSTLSPGSRALDLEKQIETTETTCNGCNKKMYLSKMRSHAASCSKYQSYIMEGVKAVTKEPLHSTRSFPNRFTFPCPYCSEKNFDQEGLVEHCKALHSMDAKQVVCPICASMPWGDPNYRSANFMEHLQRRHRFSYDTFVDYDADEDDMMAQVLMRSLREK, encoded by the exons atggcggcgggcgggccgTCGCGGGCCCCGGAGCGGCGGCCGGACCCGCTGTCGCGCCTCACCTGCCCCGTGTGCCTCGAGGTGTTCGACAGCCCGGTGCGCGTCCCCTGCGGACACGT CTTCTGCACGCCGTGCCTGCAGGAATGCCTGAAGCCCAAAAAGCCAGTCTGCGGGGTGTGCCGCAGCACCCTGTcgcctgggagcagagctctggaCTTGGAAAAGCAAATCGAAACGACAGAAACCACTTGCAACGGCTGCAATAAAAAA ATGTACCTGTCCAAGATGCGCAGCCACGCAGCCTCCTGCTCCAAGTACCAGAGTTACATCATGGAAGGCGTGAAAGCTGTGACTAAAGagcccctgcacagcaccag GAGCTTCCCGAATCGCTTCACCTTCCCTTGCCCGTACTGCAGCGAGAAGAACTTCGATCAGGAAGGGCTGGTTGAACACTGCAAAGCTTTGCACAGCATGGATGCAAAACAAGTG GTTTGCCCAATTTGTGCCTCAATGCCGTGGGGGGACCCCAACTACAGGAGTGCTAACTTCATGGAGCACCTGCAGAGGCGACACCGCTTTTCCTACGACACCTTTGTG GATTACGATGCTGATGAGGATGATATGATGGCACAGGTTTTGATGCGCTCTCTGCGGGAGAAGTGA
- the SPATA2 gene encoding spermatogenesis-associated protein 2 has product MDTKYKDDLFRKYVQFHECKLNASDSKQRPINDEYLRVAAAALLCLPKIDPFYRFRLIKFYEMAENSLRSVKSSSLHCLHNAFNMLETVGINLFLYPWKKEFRNIKTYTGPFVYYVKSALAEDDVRQILNYMGYVQELGTTFKLKEQVDAIQVKMISFELFLAKVECEQLLEIHLQVKDKGYSEVDVVHERKNSSEDVRGCSEAMRRRLECKEALSTSMARMVLQKSASERASKDYYKPKVSKPSKSVDAYDSYWESKKPPLMSSLSLRKEPILVDAEDDIKDEIIRPSPSLLTMSSSPHGCSDEYLPASSHHNGMLRTNVPYSSYFSAQEDLDLYTDPDSRSVLNFKRQDAIKPDVWLLKSDANPVYHKRTHLAKETSSSKCQNCGIPCGASVCQKCDSLFSSRQEYPAVKQSSYSIKALPGDGLSPASALREKSQYTSQTQSQDRAAQFGSKSKPSGTSRCGFCNRSGAANTCTFCSKVSCDTCLNAYYYDPCCRKSDLHRFLPNNQLNYKSSQLSHVVYR; this is encoded by the exons ATGGATACAAAATATAAAGACGATTTATTTAGGAAGTATGTACAGTTCCACGAATGCAAACTGAACGCCTCTGACAGCAAGCAGCGTCCTATTAACGATGAGTACTTGcgagtggcagcagcagccttaCTTTGCCTTCCCAAAATTGATCCCTTTTATAGATTCCGGCTGATAAAATTTTACGAGATGGCTGAAAACTCGCTGAGATCTGTGAAATCCTCAAGTTTACATTGTCTCCATAATGCATTCAACATGCTTGAGACAGTTGGAATTAATCTCTTTCTGTACCCCTGGAAAAAGGAGTTCAGAAACATTAAG ACCTACACCGGACCCTTTGTTTATTATGTGAAGTCTGCTCTAGCGGAGGATGACGTGAGGCAGATTCTGAACTACATGGGCTATGTCCAAGAACTGGGAACAACGTTCAAGCTCAAAGAGCAGGTCGACGCCATTCAAGTGAAAATGATTTCATTTGAGCTCTTCCTGGCCAAAGTGGAATGTGAGCAGCTTCTGGAGATCCACCTGCAGGTGAAGGATAAGGGTTATTCCGAGGTGGATGTCGTCCATGAGCGCAAGAACAGCAGCGAGGACGTGCGGGGCTGCTCGGAGGCCATGCGGCGGCGCCTGGAGTGCAAGGAGGCGCTGAGCACGTCCATGGCACGCATGGTGCTCCAGAAATCGGCCAGCGAGCGCGCCTCCAAGGACTACTACAAGCCAAAGGTCAGCAAGCCTTCCAAGTCAGTGGATGCCTATGACAGTTACTGGGAGAGTAAGAAACCACCGCTGATGAGCTCGCTGAGCCTCAGGAAGGAGCCGATTTTGGTCGATGCAGAAGATGACATTAAAGATGAAATTATCCGTCCGTCTCCCTCTCTGCTGACCATGTCCAGCTCCCCACACGGGTGTTCAGATGAATACTTGCCAGCTTCCTCTCATCACAATGGCATGCTAAGAACAAATGTCCCTTACAGCTCCTATTTTTCTGCTCAAGAGGACTTAGATTTATATACTGACCCTGATTCTAGAAGTgtgttaaattttaaaagacaagACGCTATTAAGCCTGATGTATGGCTGTTGAAAAGTGATGCCAACCCTGTTTACCACAAACGCACCCACCTAGCCAAAGAGACATCTTCCTCCAAGTGCCAGAACTGTGGCATACCCTGTGGCGCTTCTGTTTGCCAGAAGTGTGACAGCCTGTTCAGCTCGAGGCAGGAGTACCCAGCAGTGAAACAGAGCTCCTACTCCATCAAAGCACTCCCAGGCGATGGCTTGTCTCCTGCCTCGGCTCTGAGGGAGAAATCTCAGTACACATCACAGACTCAGAGTCAAGACAGAGCTGCTCAGTTCGGTTCCAAGTCCAAGCCTTCGGGCACCTCGCGCTGCGGCTTCTGCAACCGCTCGGGAGCCGCCAACACGTGCACGTTCTGCTCCAAGGTCTCGTGTGACACCTGCCTCAACGCCTACTACTACGACCCGTGCTGCAGGAAGAGCGACCTGCACAGGTTCCTGCCTAACAACCAGCTAAACTACAAATCATCCCAGCTGTCCCACGTGGTTTACAGATAG